The Longimicrobiales bacterium genome includes a window with the following:
- a CDS encoding alpha/beta fold hydrolase, whose amino-acid sequence MDQLLAAGGAPSDVRSVWTQQLGGRTHHIEAGSGEPVVLLHGGTGGGANWFRVIGPLASRFRVLAPDLPGFGLSDPIPVTRPLGTAAADRLVDWMAQNDVTDALMVGTSFGGLAALRIAQRSSRVTRLLLLDAAGLGRAIHPAVRLATSLPLTRLLMAPSRRGTAVVLRLLLTTDRSLMSTTQERALIEYLLTTARAAGTAYLARTLAMFAGAGGQREVLGPDELARLRLPVSIVWGERDRLLPLAGVRQAAQALPDARLIVIPGTGHSPNWERPEAVVAAVVDLSSR is encoded by the coding sequence ATGGATCAGCTGCTGGCCGCGGGCGGCGCTCCGTCGGACGTGCGCAGCGTCTGGACGCAACAGTTGGGTGGCCGTACGCACCACATCGAGGCGGGCTCGGGTGAGCCCGTCGTCCTGCTCCACGGTGGCACGGGCGGGGGCGCGAACTGGTTTCGTGTAATCGGGCCGCTGGCGTCCCGGTTCCGCGTGCTGGCACCGGACCTTCCCGGGTTCGGTCTGTCGGACCCAATCCCCGTCACCCGTCCACTGGGCACCGCCGCGGCTGACCGGCTTGTGGACTGGATGGCGCAGAATGACGTGACGGATGCGCTGATGGTCGGCACGTCGTTCGGCGGCCTGGCGGCGCTGCGTATCGCGCAGCGTTCCTCCCGGGTGACCCGTCTGCTGCTCCTCGACGCCGCCGGGCTCGGACGCGCCATCCACCCGGCTGTGCGCCTTGCGACGTCCCTGCCACTGACGCGGCTGCTCATGGCGCCGAGCCGCCGTGGCACCGCCGTGGTCCTGCGGCTTCTGCTCACGACCGATCGGTCTCTGATGTCGACGACCCAGGAACGCGCCCTCATCGAATACCTGCTGACGACGGCACGCGCGGCGGGCACGGCCTATCTGGCGCGCACGCTCGCAATGTTCGCGGGTGCCGGAGGGCAGCGCGAGGTGCTGGGCCCCGATGAGCTGGCCCGGCTGCGCCTGCCGGTGTCGATCGTCTGGGGGGAGCGCGACCGGCTGCTGCCCCTCGCGGGCGTTCGTCAGGCCGCGCAGGCCCTGCCCGACGCCAGGCTGATCGTGATCCCCGGAACAGGCCATTCGCCGAACTGGGAGCGGCCGGAAGCGGTAGTGGCAGCTGTCGTCGATCTGTCCTCCCGCTGA
- a CDS encoding phosphoglycerate kinase: MSKKNITALDAAALRGKRVLVRVDYNVPIEEGAVTDDTRIRATLPTLKFLTDSGARVVLVSHLGRPKGQWRDDMSMAPAAARLADLVEAPVRFVPDVVGGDAKAAVDALAPGSILVLENVRFLAGEETNDPKLSDALAGYADVYVNDAFGSAHRAHASTCGVAEAMKEAGRPALAGMLMEKELRFLGDALDNPERPFVAILGGAKISGKIDVIENLLPRVDHLLIGGAMANTFFRSLGLETGKSLVEAERVEMAHTLLERAGDKIVLPVDCVVAGEAKAGARTWLLARDEVPPEGSILDIGPKSVATFRDFIERARTILWNGPMGLFEIDDFAEGTLGIARGVAEVTARGATTIVGGGDTAAAVEAAGVADQMSHVSTGGGASLEFLEGRALPGVAILDDAGGAA, encoded by the coding sequence ATGAGCAAGAAAAACATCACAGCGCTGGATGCGGCTGCGTTGCGCGGCAAACGCGTCCTGGTGCGCGTCGATTACAACGTCCCGATAGAAGAAGGCGCCGTCACGGATGACACGCGCATCCGTGCGACGCTGCCCACCCTGAAGTTCCTGACCGACAGTGGCGCTCGCGTCGTGCTCGTGTCGCACCTCGGCCGGCCGAAGGGTCAGTGGCGTGACGACATGTCGATGGCGCCGGCGGCCGCACGGCTCGCCGATCTGGTGGAAGCGCCTGTCCGCTTCGTCCCGGACGTCGTGGGCGGGGACGCGAAGGCCGCAGTCGATGCACTCGCGCCGGGGTCCATACTGGTACTGGAGAACGTGCGGTTCCTGGCGGGCGAGGAGACGAATGACCCGAAGCTGAGCGATGCGCTGGCCGGGTACGCGGACGTATACGTGAACGATGCCTTCGGCTCCGCCCACCGGGCCCACGCATCCACGTGCGGTGTAGCCGAGGCCATGAAGGAGGCGGGTCGTCCGGCGCTGGCAGGCATGCTGATGGAGAAGGAGCTGCGCTTCCTGGGCGATGCCCTGGACAACCCGGAACGGCCGTTCGTCGCGATCCTCGGCGGTGCGAAGATCTCCGGCAAGATCGATGTCATCGAGAACCTGCTGCCGCGCGTCGATCATCTGCTGATCGGTGGCGCGATGGCGAACACGTTCTTCCGATCGCTCGGACTGGAGACGGGCAAGTCCCTGGTCGAGGCGGAACGGGTGGAAATGGCGCACACGCTGCTGGAGCGGGCCGGTGACAAGATCGTGCTGCCGGTGGACTGCGTTGTGGCCGGGGAGGCGAAGGCCGGCGCGCGTACATGGCTGCTGGCGCGTGACGAGGTCCCGCCCGAAGGGTCGATCCTCGATATCGGACCGAAGAGTGTCGCCACATTCAGAGACTTCATCGAGCGCGCTCGCACGATCCTGTGGAACGGCCCGATGGGTCTGTTCGAGATCGACGACTTCGCCGAAGGCACGCTCGGCATCGCGCGCGGCGTCGCGGAGGTCACCGCACGCGGAGCGACGACGATCGTCGGCGGAGGTGATACCGCGGCTGCGGTGGAAGCCGCAGGCGTGGCCGATCAGATGTCACATGTATCCACCGGCGGTGGCGCGTCACTCGAGTTTCTGGAGGGCCGCGCGCTGCCCGGTGTCGCGATTCTCGACGATGCAGGAGGTGCGGCATGA
- the tpiA gene encoding triose-phosphate isomerase, with product MSHRVRRPVLAGNWKMNKGPEDATSFFAAFANAYRQRGDRTVVFFPPALSFAAALSAVRERSDLALGVQNIHWEENGAFTGELSAAIAAQAHAGWVLAGHSERRHIFGETDDQVGRKCAAALAAGLIPIACVGEKLEQREAGQLQEVLLRQIDAILDAVPAAAAETIVVAYEPVWAIGTGVVATPADAAEAHAVLRARLSERYGRKPAAAIPILYGGSVKPDNAAELLAADGVDGLLVGGASLDPLAFARIAAA from the coding sequence ATGAGTCACCGCGTGCGCAGGCCGGTGCTTGCCGGCAACTGGAAGATGAACAAGGGACCGGAGGATGCGACGTCCTTCTTTGCCGCGTTCGCGAACGCGTACCGACAGCGCGGAGACCGCACGGTCGTGTTCTTCCCCCCGGCTCTGTCGTTCGCAGCGGCGCTGAGCGCAGTCCGCGAGCGCAGCGACCTGGCGCTCGGCGTACAGAATATTCACTGGGAAGAGAACGGCGCATTCACGGGCGAGCTGTCGGCGGCGATCGCCGCCCAGGCGCATGCCGGCTGGGTGCTCGCCGGTCACTCCGAACGGCGGCACATCTTCGGTGAGACCGATGATCAGGTCGGTCGCAAGTGTGCGGCAGCTCTCGCTGCGGGACTCATCCCCATCGCGTGCGTCGGGGAGAAGCTCGAGCAGCGCGAGGCAGGGCAGCTGCAGGAGGTGCTGCTGCGGCAGATCGACGCCATCCTCGATGCCGTACCGGCTGCCGCAGCCGAGACCATCGTCGTCGCGTATGAGCCGGTCTGGGCCATCGGTACCGGCGTCGTCGCGACGCCCGCCGATGCCGCCGAGGCGCACGCCGTGCTGCGAGCCCGGCTCTCCGAGCGATACGGCAGGAAGCCAGCCGCGGCGATCCCTATCCTCTACGGCGGCTCGGTCAAGCCCGACAACGCGGCCGAGCTGCTCGCAGCCGACGGTGTGGACGGGCTGCTTGTCGGCGGCGCGAGCCTCGACCCGCTCGCGTTCGCCCGGATCGCCGCTGCATGA
- the secG gene encoding preprotein translocase subunit SecG produces the protein MYTLLLTLLLLVGIFLTVVVLLQSGKGGGLAAMGGGGGPGTDSLIGGRQAATLLTKATWASGALFLALALTLSVLSSRRAQPSSILQGQFQPAAPTAPANVLDGAQPAPAGTEPVAPAGTQPPPEGSPPPQP, from the coding sequence GTGTACACCTTGCTGCTCACACTGCTGCTGCTGGTCGGCATCTTTCTCACCGTCGTGGTCCTCCTCCAGTCGGGGAAGGGCGGCGGTCTCGCGGCCATGGGCGGCGGTGGCGGTCCGGGCACGGACAGCCTGATCGGCGGCCGGCAGGCGGCCACTCTGCTGACCAAGGCCACCTGGGCGAGCGGCGCGCTGTTCCTCGCGCTCGCGCTGACGCTGTCGGTGCTGTCCTCGCGGCGTGCTCAGCCGTCGTCGATCCTGCAGGGGCAGTTCCAGCCCGCGGCACCGACGGCGCCTGCCAACGTGCTGGACGGGGCCCAGCCTGCACCGGCGGGAACGGAGCCAGTCGCGCCTGCGGGTACGCAGCCGCCGCCGGAAGGCAGCCCGCCGCCGCAGCCGTAA